One Triticum dicoccoides isolate Atlit2015 ecotype Zavitan chromosome 4B, WEW_v2.0, whole genome shotgun sequence genomic window carries:
- the LOC119294208 gene encoding sister chromatid cohesion 1 protein 1-like: MFYSHQLLSRKAPLGQIWRLDIIKICEEILNPSVPMALRLSGILMGGVVIVYERKVKLLYDDVSRLLVEINRAWKIRPAVDHTVLPKGKLQAKYEAVTLPENLMDMEVEQPMLFTDTDTAKFRGMRLEDLDEQYVNVNLDDDDLSRADHHHQAEAVNITLVDHFEPGLAETDVFNRFERFDIADDDTTVNITPTEHPQAPTSLIPSPTRQADPPQQQEQYHAAPSPNHEEPQQGEIKHMI, encoded by the exons ATGTTCTACTCGCACCAGCTCCTCTCGCGGAAGGCGCCGCTCGGCCAGATATG GCGCCTCGACATCATCAAAATCTG CGAGGAGATTCTGAACCCGTCCGTGCCCATGGCGCTCAGGCTCTCCGGGATCCTCATG GGTGGCGTGGTGATCGTGTACGAGAGGAAGGTGAAGCTCCTCTACG ACGATGTGTCCCGGCTCCTG GTTGAGATCAACAGGGCATGGAAGATCAGGCCGGCCGTGGACCACACCGTCCTCCCCAAGGGGAAATTGCAGGCCAA GTATGAAGCAGTGACACTGCCAGAGAACTTGATGGATATGGAGGTGGAGCAGCCCATGCTTTTCACGGATACTGATACTGCCAAGTTCCGGGGAATG CGTCTGGAGGATTTGGATGAACAATATGTTAATGTCAACCTAGATGATGATGACTTATCCCGTGCCGACCATCATCACCAAG CTGAGGCAGTCAACATTACCCTTGTCGATCACTTTGAGCCTGGGCTTGCTGAAACTGATGTCTTCAATCGTTTTGAGAG ATTTGACATAGCAGATGATGACACGACAGTCAATATTACTCCCACTGAACACCCACAGGCTCCAACTTCACTGATTCCCTCTCCAACAAGGCAGGCAGACCCTCCTCAACAACAAGAACAGTATCATGCTGCCCCATCCCCCAACCACGAAGAACCTCAACAAGGTGAAATCAAGCACATGATTTAG